A section of the Polynucleobacter sp. AP-Jannik-300A-C4 genome encodes:
- a CDS encoding GDCCVxC domain-containing (seleno)protein yields MNRLNQTQHAIITCPNCQGYEILDIAQASSMHLYRCPSCNGLLKAKSGDCCILCSFANRDCSSSEQNLAA; encoded by the coding sequence GTGAATAGATTGAATCAAACTCAGCATGCCATCATTACTTGCCCGAATTGTCAGGGCTATGAAATTTTGGATATTGCCCAAGCTAGCTCCATGCACCTTTACAGATGTCCCTCATGTAATGGCCTCCTAAAAGCAAAATCTGGGGATTGCTGCATATTGTGTAGCTTTGCCAACAGGGATTGCAGTAGTTCCGAGCAAAATTTAGCCGCTTAA
- a CDS encoding GNAT family N-acetyltransferase, whose translation MSDIPNPLAAFDLFNGRFEQKPKKEKTSKAKAIKKLFSKKIAKKLFGKKFALRARNEVLAIEPIANEKVISKAKRPGFQISWASNPKEVKEAQRLRFKVFAEEMGASLPAHPEDLDIDEFDAYCDHLLIRDQETLKVVGTYRVLPPHKAAEIGRLYSDSEFDLSRLNHLRPKMVELGRSCVHADHRSGAVIMALWSGLAQYMQKHDYEIMLGCASIPMADGGHFAASLYNSLSNDQMAPVENHAFPRLPLPLERLNGGLQVEPPPLIKGYLKLGAKICSAPAWDPDFNTADVLTMLRLSEINPRYAKHFLGL comes from the coding sequence ATGTCCGATATCCCAAATCCTCTCGCTGCATTTGATCTGTTTAATGGGCGATTTGAGCAAAAGCCAAAAAAAGAGAAGACCAGCAAAGCCAAAGCAATTAAAAAGCTTTTTTCCAAGAAAATTGCCAAGAAATTATTCGGTAAAAAGTTTGCTTTGCGTGCACGCAACGAAGTTTTAGCTATTGAGCCGATTGCTAACGAGAAAGTAATTAGCAAAGCCAAGCGCCCTGGTTTTCAAATTAGCTGGGCCTCAAATCCTAAGGAAGTGAAGGAAGCTCAACGTTTGCGTTTCAAAGTATTTGCAGAGGAAATGGGTGCAAGCCTACCAGCTCATCCTGAAGACTTGGATATCGATGAGTTTGACGCCTACTGCGACCATCTCCTCATACGCGATCAAGAGACACTGAAGGTGGTTGGTACCTATCGAGTCCTACCACCGCACAAAGCCGCCGAGATTGGTCGCCTCTACTCCGACTCTGAATTTGATCTTTCTCGCCTCAATCACTTGCGCCCCAAGATGGTTGAATTAGGTCGATCATGTGTTCATGCTGACCATCGCTCAGGCGCAGTCATCATGGCATTGTGGAGCGGACTAGCCCAGTACATGCAAAAACACGATTATGAAATCATGCTTGGATGTGCAAGTATTCCTATGGCAGATGGCGGTCATTTTGCTGCTAGCCTATACAATTCACTGAGCAATGATCAAATGGCTCCAGTAGAAAATCACGCCTTCCCGAGACTACCACTGCCCTTGGAGCGCTTAAATGGCGGTTTACAAGTTGAGCCACCGCCCTTGATTAAAGGCTACCTTAAGTTAGGCGCTAAGATTTGCAGTGCGCCAGCCTGGGATCCAGATTTTAATACTGCAGACGTACTCACCATGCTCCGCTTATCTGAAATCAATCCACGCTACGCCAAGCACTTCTTAGGTTTGTAA
- a CDS encoding glycosyltransferase family 1 protein → MKIMIITDAWDPQVNGVVRTLKQTRAELIAMGHEVEMITPNGFKSIPCPTYPDIALSLFPGKEVARRIKEFAPDAMHIATEGPLGLSARSYAVKNNLPFSTAYHTRFPEYVKARTGIPLAITYAFIRWFHGPSMAVMAPTIVVKNDLEEYGLKNVVLWSRGVDLDIFKMQDSKALNSAHPIFLYVGRVAVEKNINAFLEIDLPGSKWVVGDGPAMAEIKQKYPNINYLGVLQQDELAKVYAAADVFVFPSKTDTFGLVLLEAMACGTPVAAYPVTGPIDVLGDSPAGAMHEDLREACIQALRIPRELARAHAEKFSWRAASEQFAKHLKPVPSAQVHVTALA, encoded by the coding sequence ATGAAAATTATGATTATTACGGACGCATGGGATCCCCAAGTCAACGGCGTTGTCAGAACTCTCAAGCAAACCCGTGCTGAATTAATCGCTATGGGTCACGAAGTAGAGATGATCACACCGAATGGTTTTAAATCTATTCCCTGCCCTACTTATCCGGATATTGCGCTATCCCTGTTTCCCGGCAAAGAGGTGGCACGCAGAATTAAAGAATTTGCTCCTGATGCGATGCATATTGCAACCGAAGGTCCTCTAGGACTTTCTGCACGCTCCTACGCTGTTAAAAATAATCTACCCTTCTCTACCGCATACCATACACGCTTTCCAGAGTACGTGAAAGCACGCACCGGAATTCCATTGGCCATCACTTATGCCTTTATTCGTTGGTTCCATGGCCCTTCAATGGCAGTGATGGCACCTACTATTGTGGTTAAAAATGATCTTGAAGAATACGGACTCAAAAACGTAGTGCTCTGGTCGCGTGGAGTTGATTTAGACATCTTCAAAATGCAAGACTCCAAAGCACTCAATAGTGCGCACCCGATTTTTCTATACGTCGGACGCGTTGCCGTAGAAAAAAACATCAATGCATTCTTAGAAATTGATTTGCCAGGCTCTAAGTGGGTAGTTGGCGATGGCCCTGCCATGGCAGAGATTAAGCAAAAATATCCCAATATCAATTACCTAGGTGTTTTACAGCAAGATGAACTAGCCAAGGTATATGCAGCCGCCGATGTATTTGTATTCCCAAGCAAAACCGATACATTTGGCTTGGTATTACTTGAAGCTATGGCCTGCGGCACCCCTGTTGCCGCCTATCCAGTTACCGGCCCAATTGATGTTTTAGGCGACTCTCCCGCTGGTGCAATGCACGAAGATCTGCGGGAAGCCTGTATACAAGCCTTACGAATTCCACGTGAGCTAGCCAGAGCACATGCCGAGAAATTCTCCTGGAGAGCTGCTTCAGAGCAGTTTGCCAAACACCTCAAACCTGTGCCTTCTGCGCAAGTTCATGTCACCGCCTTAGCTTAA
- the pstB gene encoding phosphate ABC transporter ATP-binding protein PstB has protein sequence MNDTTTPEKSDVKNALEVRNLNFFYGSFQGLKNINLDIEEGKVTAFIGPSGCGKSTLLRTLNRMYDLYPGQRAEGEINFYGQNILEPGQDLNLLRSRIGMVFQKPTPFPMSIYENIAFGVRLYEKLSRSEMDERVEWALNKAALWNEAKDKLNQSGLSLSGGQQQRLCIARGVAVKPSVILLDEPTSALDPISTGKIEELINELKHEYTIAIVTHNMQQAARVSDYTAYMYLGSLIEYGKTDEIFIKPKRKETEDYITGRFG, from the coding sequence ATGAACGACACAACTACACCAGAAAAAAGTGATGTTAAAAATGCCCTAGAGGTTCGCAACTTGAACTTCTTCTATGGATCCTTTCAAGGTCTAAAAAATATTAACTTGGATATTGAGGAAGGCAAAGTCACGGCATTTATTGGTCCGTCTGGCTGTGGAAAATCTACATTGCTCCGCACACTCAATCGTATGTATGACCTGTATCCTGGACAACGGGCAGAAGGGGAGATCAACTTCTATGGTCAGAATATTCTAGAGCCTGGACAAGATCTTAATCTCTTGCGCTCACGAATTGGAATGGTTTTCCAAAAACCAACTCCTTTCCCAATGTCGATTTATGAAAATATTGCCTTTGGTGTCCGTTTATACGAAAAGCTTTCCCGTTCTGAAATGGATGAGCGTGTAGAGTGGGCTTTAAACAAAGCTGCGTTATGGAATGAAGCAAAAGACAAGTTAAATCAAAGTGGTCTTTCACTATCAGGTGGTCAGCAGCAGCGTTTATGTATTGCTCGAGGTGTAGCGGTAAAGCCTTCCGTAATTCTTTTGGATGAGCCAACTTCAGCATTGGATCCAATTTCAACTGGAAAAATTGAAGAGCTCATTAATGAGCTAAAACATGAGTACACGATTGCGATTGTGACCCACAATATGCAGCAAGCAGCACGTGTATCAGACTACACTGCTTATATGTACCTTGGTAGCTTGATTGAGTACGGTAAAACCGATGAAATCTTTATTAAGCCTAAGCGTAAAGAAACAGAAGATTACATAACCGGTCGATTCGGTTAA
- the ppx gene encoding exopolyphosphatase, which produces MAVNKDISGNTPRDLVAAVDLGSNSFRMLVAQVVKTPSGTQLRPIDTLRESVRLAAGLTDNKLLGNDAYQRGLTAIRRFGERIRGFDPSKVRAVATNTLRVAKNAPSFIRDAEEALGFPIEVIAGVEEARLIYIGAAHEVSAVQGNRLVVDIGGGSTEFIIGKGYEPKLMESLYIGCVSHSLRFFPKGNIDAHAFKEAELAARREIQVISGAYLKSGWKQVIGSSGTARALADLIAENNFNGQQSEGLTMGRVNGASGLITREGLRAMKKHLLKYENLSQVELQGLKDDRRSVWPGGLAIMIAVFDELGIESMEVTDAALRVGVLYDLLGRSQHDDMRFVTVEQFMQRYAVDREQAKRVGIHAAEFLSQLPKPDSEDREDNIALLQWAANLHEIGLSIAHNGYHKHSAYIAGNADMPGFSKNDQARLAALLIGHAGKLGKLANNSSFRDWRMLFCLRLSQVLCRGRSDIQLPKVKVSEVDSSYIVSLSKDWVEEHPLTEFSLLKEAAEWERIGRPYTVILR; this is translated from the coding sequence TTGGCTGTTAATAAAGATATTTCAGGAAATACTCCTCGCGATCTGGTGGCAGCGGTCGACCTTGGGTCGAATAGCTTTCGTATGCTCGTTGCTCAGGTGGTGAAAACACCATCGGGAACTCAGCTGCGCCCCATTGATACTCTGCGGGAGTCTGTGCGTCTTGCGGCCGGTCTTACTGATAACAAGTTATTAGGAAATGACGCTTATCAGCGTGGTCTGACAGCGATTCGTCGCTTTGGTGAGCGCATTCGGGGCTTTGATCCTTCCAAGGTACGTGCTGTTGCTACTAATACCTTGAGGGTAGCAAAAAATGCTCCTAGCTTTATTCGTGATGCCGAAGAAGCTTTGGGTTTCCCTATTGAAGTAATTGCTGGGGTTGAAGAAGCGCGCCTGATTTATATTGGTGCTGCTCATGAGGTCTCAGCTGTTCAGGGAAATCGCTTGGTGGTTGATATAGGCGGTGGCTCTACCGAATTTATCATCGGTAAAGGCTATGAGCCAAAGCTGATGGAGAGTCTCTATATTGGCTGCGTCTCCCATAGTCTACGGTTTTTCCCTAAAGGCAATATTGATGCTCATGCTTTCAAGGAAGCCGAATTAGCAGCGCGTCGAGAGATTCAAGTGATCTCTGGTGCTTACCTCAAGAGTGGCTGGAAACAGGTGATTGGCTCTTCAGGAACTGCGCGTGCTTTGGCAGATCTGATCGCTGAAAATAACTTTAATGGCCAGCAAAGTGAAGGCTTGACCATGGGGCGTGTCAATGGCGCTAGTGGCCTTATTACACGCGAAGGCTTGAGAGCCATGAAGAAGCATCTTCTCAAGTATGAAAATCTTAGTCAGGTTGAGCTTCAGGGTCTTAAAGATGATCGTCGATCAGTCTGGCCGGGCGGTTTGGCCATCATGATCGCTGTATTTGATGAGCTGGGCATTGAAAGTATGGAGGTCACAGACGCTGCACTACGTGTAGGGGTCTTGTATGACCTCCTGGGCCGTTCCCAACATGACGATATGCGCTTCGTTACAGTAGAGCAGTTTATGCAACGCTATGCTGTTGATCGTGAGCAGGCAAAGAGAGTAGGGATACACGCCGCAGAATTTTTATCTCAACTACCAAAGCCGGACTCTGAGGATCGGGAAGATAACATTGCATTATTGCAATGGGCTGCCAATCTTCATGAAATCGGTTTATCGATTGCTCATAATGGCTATCACAAGCACTCTGCTTACATTGCAGGTAATGCAGATATGCCGGGATTTTCGAAGAATGACCAGGCAAGGTTGGCTGCACTACTTATAGGTCATGCCGGCAAGCTCGGAAAATTAGCGAATAATTCTAGTTTTAGAGATTGGCGAATGCTGTTCTGCTTGCGCTTGTCACAGGTGCTTTGCCGCGGTAGGAGTGATATTCAACTTCCCAAAGTCAAGGTATCTGAAGTAGACAGCTCTTATATTGTGAGCCTATCAAAAGATTGGGTTGAGGAGCATCCTTTGACCGAATTTAGTTTGCTAAAGGAAGCGGCCGAGTGGGAACGTATCGGCCGTCCTTACACAGTAATCTTACGTTAA
- the phoU gene encoding phosphate signaling complex protein PhoU, with protein MPDKHLSSQFDADLNSLSSRLLEMGGLVESQISSAMRAFTQMDIDTCNVVIANEKIVNDLEIQIDMACTELIARRQPTARDLRLVMAVSKAITNLERAGDEAERVAKRTKRLIESGVANNINVAEIRLSGQMAISLLRRSLDAFARLDTVAAAEVVQEDRQIDEEFKGFVRKLITYMMEDPHTISTGLDMLTIAKAIERIGDHAKNIAEFVIYIAKGSDVRHIPHEDLVREANKP; from the coding sequence ATGCCAGATAAACACCTTTCCTCGCAGTTTGATGCCGATTTAAATTCTCTCTCTAGTCGTTTGCTGGAAATGGGCGGCCTTGTTGAGTCCCAAATTTCTTCTGCAATGCGTGCGTTTACGCAGATGGACATTGATACTTGTAATGTCGTGATCGCTAATGAAAAGATCGTGAATGATCTCGAAATTCAAATCGATATGGCTTGTACGGAATTGATTGCACGTCGCCAACCAACTGCTCGAGATTTACGTTTAGTGATGGCGGTATCAAAAGCGATTACTAATTTAGAGCGCGCTGGTGATGAAGCAGAGCGTGTAGCCAAAAGGACTAAGCGTTTGATTGAGTCTGGTGTCGCCAACAATATCAATGTCGCTGAGATTCGCTTATCAGGTCAGATGGCCATTTCTTTGTTACGTCGCAGCTTAGATGCTTTTGCTCGCTTAGATACTGTGGCAGCAGCCGAAGTAGTTCAGGAAGATCGCCAGATCGATGAAGAATTCAAGGGCTTTGTTCGTAAGTTGATTACTTACATGATGGAAGATCCACATACAATCTCTACTGGCTTAGATATGCTCACAATTGCTAAAGCCATTGAACGCATTGGTGATCATGCCAAGAATATTGCAGAGTTTGTAATTTATATTGCTAAGGGCTCGGATGTGCGTCATATCCCCCATGAGGACTTGGTTCGCGAGGCGAATAAACCGTAA
- a CDS encoding UDP-2,3-diacylglucosamine diphosphatase has translation MMHYRAIWISDVHLGTSGCQAQYLLDFLKHNEADTFYLVGDIIDGWKLKRSFYWPQSHNDVVQKLLRKARKGSEVIYIPGNHDEAARQYFGMSFGDIKVQEEVIHTTLDGRKLWVTHGDLFDGVMQYAKWLAYVGDSMYTFILYINRYFNMLRVKMGLQYWSLSQYLKHQVKNAVSYIADFEHIMAREARLRDCDGVVCGHIHKAEIREIDGLLYCNDGDWVESLSALVETTEGELKIIYWTKIKGDLVQTPEITHQPAIQVPITEAIA, from the coding sequence ATGATGCACTACAGAGCTATCTGGATTTCAGATGTACACCTAGGAACTTCTGGGTGTCAGGCTCAGTACCTCCTCGATTTCTTGAAACACAATGAGGCAGATACTTTTTATTTGGTCGGTGACATTATTGATGGCTGGAAATTAAAACGCTCTTTCTACTGGCCGCAATCTCACAATGACGTAGTTCAGAAGTTATTGCGCAAAGCTCGTAAAGGCTCTGAAGTCATTTATATCCCCGGCAATCATGATGAAGCTGCAAGACAATACTTTGGCATGTCTTTTGGGGATATCAAAGTTCAAGAAGAGGTAATCCATACCACGCTTGATGGTCGAAAGCTCTGGGTTACTCATGGCGATTTATTTGATGGGGTAATGCAATACGCCAAGTGGCTCGCCTACGTGGGCGATTCCATGTATACCTTCATCCTCTATATCAATCGCTATTTCAATATGTTGCGTGTAAAGATGGGTTTACAGTACTGGTCTCTTTCCCAGTACCTCAAGCATCAAGTCAAAAATGCAGTGAGTTATATCGCTGATTTTGAACACATCATGGCTAGAGAAGCGCGCTTGCGGGATTGCGACGGCGTTGTGTGCGGTCACATTCATAAAGCAGAAATTCGCGAGATTGATGGCCTGCTCTATTGCAATGATGGCGATTGGGTTGAGAGCCTCTCCGCACTAGTTGAGACCACTGAAGGTGAACTCAAAATTATTTACTGGACCAAGATCAAAGGTGATCTAGTTCAGACTCCTGAAATTACTCATCAACCTGCTATTCAAGTTCCTATTACAGAGGCTATCGCATGA
- a CDS encoding diacylglycerol kinase, translated as MTTPYDIKQNPHKGNRGLTRAWHAAKNSWCGIVYAFKEESAFRQELTLLALLTPIALWMPVSPVEKCILITSLLLVLVVELLNSSVEAAIDRISFDHHDLSKRAKDFGSAAVMLALLIAALLWATICLPLVINW; from the coding sequence TTGACTACCCCTTACGATATTAAGCAAAATCCACACAAAGGAAATCGTGGACTAACAAGAGCTTGGCATGCTGCAAAAAACTCTTGGTGCGGCATTGTGTATGCGTTTAAAGAGGAGAGTGCATTTAGGCAAGAACTCACCTTACTAGCCTTGCTAACTCCAATAGCATTATGGATGCCAGTGAGTCCAGTAGAAAAATGCATCCTCATTACATCGCTACTACTTGTTTTAGTGGTGGAGCTACTCAATTCCAGCGTTGAAGCGGCAATTGATCGAATCTCCTTTGATCATCATGACCTATCTAAAAGAGCTAAAGACTTTGGCTCAGCAGCCGTCATGTTGGCACTACTGATAGCCGCTCTACTTTGGGCCACCATTTGCCTCCCCCTTGTCATCAATTGGTAA
- the phoB gene encoding phosphate regulon transcriptional regulator PhoB, with amino-acid sequence MTHRILIVEDEPSIAELIAINLSHAGFEVQKALQTDVAANMMRDELPNLLILDWMLPGKSGVQFARELRANERTRSLPILMLTAKSEENDKVLGLDSGADDYVTKPFSPKELVARVKALLRRQIPLEGDGPLSVGPLKLDPVSHRVSATWPNSDPQTLSLGPTEFRLLQFMMANPERVHSREGLLDKVWGNEVYIEERTVDVHIKRLRAALSPADCDRYVETVRGSGYRITKTPTQT; translated from the coding sequence ATGACTCACCGAATATTGATTGTTGAGGATGAGCCTTCAATTGCTGAACTCATTGCAATTAATTTAAGCCATGCGGGATTTGAGGTGCAAAAGGCGCTTCAAACTGACGTTGCCGCAAACATGATGCGCGATGAGCTTCCTAATCTATTGATTTTGGATTGGATGCTACCTGGTAAATCTGGCGTTCAGTTTGCCCGAGAGCTTAGGGCAAATGAGCGCACTAGATCTTTGCCGATACTCATGCTGACCGCCAAGAGCGAAGAGAACGATAAGGTCTTGGGCCTTGATTCCGGAGCCGATGATTACGTGACCAAGCCTTTTTCTCCGAAAGAGTTGGTTGCTCGTGTCAAAGCATTGTTGCGCCGACAAATTCCGCTAGAGGGGGATGGCCCCTTATCTGTTGGTCCATTAAAGCTCGATCCAGTTTCCCATCGTGTGAGTGCTACGTGGCCAAATAGTGATCCGCAGACTTTATCTTTAGGGCCTACAGAGTTCCGATTGTTGCAATTTATGATGGCCAACCCAGAAAGAGTTCATTCTCGTGAGGGCTTGCTCGATAAGGTCTGGGGTAATGAGGTTTACATAGAAGAGCGTACAGTTGATGTTCATATCAAGCGGCTCAGAGCAGCCTTATCCCCGGCAGACTGTGATCGCTACGTAGAGACGGTTCGGGGTAGCGGCTACCGAATCACAAAAACACCCACCCAGACCTGA
- the phoR gene encoding phosphate regulon sensor histidine kinase PhoR — MFSVFFRFFLLVCAAFLVALIAQNNVGPITGISVGIAFLSIPLIYSYINLARLRKYTVEDRLESMPLPSGYWEEVFFYLQRLVRNLKLQMLSVEKQHDRFIEAFQASPNGIMMLDDQDQIEWCNAISERFFGLQFKRDVMQRINFLIRRPEFIRYLHDRHFEEPLLLERMGPKSNLSLMLQAFPFGEKRHLLLVQDVTDLQKADAMRRDFVANVSHEMRTPITVLMGFLETIQSLDLDKAQQDQYFEMMMSQAQRMKSLVEDLLTLANLEANSLPAPTQPIQMQTVMALLKNDAEALSQGHHAFHFDVESSKNILGEEREILSAFNNLVSNAIRYTPDVGSISASWRVNAAGEGEFSVVDTGPGIASEHLSRLTERFYRVDRSRSRDTGGTGLGLAIVKHIASRHQAQLIIESTPGKGSTFTMRFPKERLTD, encoded by the coding sequence ATGTTCTCCGTTTTTTTCCGCTTTTTTCTTCTTGTTTGTGCAGCTTTTTTAGTTGCTTTGATTGCCCAAAATAATGTTGGCCCTATTACAGGCATTTCAGTCGGCATTGCTTTTCTCTCGATTCCGCTGATTTACTCCTACATTAATTTAGCGCGCCTACGAAAATACACTGTAGAGGATAGACTAGAGTCAATGCCACTGCCTAGTGGTTATTGGGAAGAGGTTTTCTTTTACCTGCAACGATTAGTGCGCAATCTTAAGTTGCAAATGCTTTCTGTTGAGAAACAACACGATCGGTTTATTGAAGCGTTTCAGGCCTCGCCAAACGGCATCATGATGCTGGATGATCAAGATCAAATTGAATGGTGTAATGCGATTTCAGAACGCTTCTTTGGTCTTCAATTCAAACGTGATGTGATGCAGCGTATTAATTTCCTGATCCGTCGACCTGAGTTTATTCGCTATCTTCATGATCGTCATTTTGAGGAGCCATTACTTTTAGAGCGTATGGGCCCTAAATCAAATCTGAGTTTGATGTTGCAAGCTTTTCCTTTTGGTGAGAAGCGTCACTTACTCTTGGTGCAAGACGTCACAGATCTACAAAAAGCGGATGCCATGCGGCGGGACTTTGTAGCAAACGTTTCCCATGAGATGAGAACACCCATTACCGTGTTAATGGGGTTTCTGGAAACAATCCAATCTTTAGATTTAGATAAAGCCCAACAAGATCAATATTTTGAGATGATGATGTCTCAAGCCCAGCGTATGAAAAGCCTTGTAGAGGACTTGCTAACTTTAGCTAATTTAGAAGCGAATTCATTGCCGGCACCAACCCAGCCCATACAAATGCAGACTGTCATGGCGCTTCTGAAAAATGATGCTGAGGCACTCTCTCAGGGTCATCACGCTTTTCACTTCGATGTTGAGAGCTCTAAAAATATTCTGGGAGAAGAGCGGGAAATTCTCTCGGCATTTAATAATTTAGTCTCTAATGCCATTCGATATACGCCTGATGTTGGCTCTATTAGCGCATCTTGGCGCGTAAACGCCGCAGGAGAGGGTGAATTCTCAGTTGTGGATACTGGCCCAGGAATCGCTTCTGAGCATCTTTCTAGGCTTACCGAGCGCTTCTATAGAGTAGATCGTAGTCGCTCACGCGATACCGGTGGAACTGGCCTGGGGCTAGCTATTGTTAAGCATATTGCCAGTCGACATCAAGCACAATTAATTATTGAGAGCACGCCCGGAAAGGGAAGTACATTTACGATGCGCTTCCCTAAGGAGAGGCTGACGGATTAG